The following proteins come from a genomic window of Syntrophorhabdaceae bacterium:
- a CDS encoding ATP-binding protein, with product MMEDICAHITDIAANAISAKAKKVFVFLEKSTVNNRLSLKVTDNGKGMNEETLKKVIDPFFSTKTGRKVGLGIPLLKGTAETCGGHFNIKSTPGEGTEIEVFFQLDHPDLPPIGNLKDTILILTVGNPEVDFLFNIKNDVINFIFDTEEIKGLLDGVPINSPEVIKFLTNYLDEHLKFI from the coding sequence ATGATGGAAGATATCTGCGCCCATATAACCGATATAGCAGCCAATGCCATATCTGCAAAGGCAAAAAAAGTATTTGTATTTCTGGAGAAAAGCACAGTTAACAATAGATTGTCCCTGAAGGTGACAGACAACGGCAAGGGAATGAATGAAGAGACCTTAAAAAAGGTGATAGACCCGTTTTTTTCCACAAAGACAGGTAGAAAAGTCGGTCTCGGTATACCGCTTCTTAAGGGCACTGCCGAGACCTGCGGAGGTCATTTTAACATAAAAAGCACACCCGGTGAAGGCACAGAGATAGAGGTATTCTTTCAACTTGATCACCCTGACCTGCCACCTATAGGAAACCTTAAGGATACAATCCTTATTTTAACTGTAGGCAATCCAGAAGTAGATTTTTTGTTCAACATAAAAAATGATGTTATCAATTTTATCTTTGATACAGAGGAGATAAAAGGGCTTTTAGATGGCGTGCCCATTAATAGTCCTGAGGTTATTAAATTTTTAACCAATTATCTTGACGAACATTTGAAATTTATTTAA
- the nuoF gene encoding NADH-quinone oxidoreductase subunit NuoF: MNIVRNHILISIDAGTIMSGAKAVEDALVQELKRYGLDKEVSVLETGSLGITGKGVVIVVYPEGIYYANVTTKDIPELVEEHLLKGRPLKRLILTEAPKRTIITKEKTGLLKEQPRIVLRNCGFINPENIDEYIAAGGYEAIAKALVTMTPEDVVNEIKESGLMGRGGAGFPTGLKWEFAIKTPGDEKFVICNADEGEPGTFKDRLILEGDPHKLIEGMLIAGYAIKATMGFVYIRGEYSLSIERIEKAIADARSYGILGKNILDSNFSFDIFVKKGAGAYVCGEETALIESLEGKRGHPRNKPPFPINAGLWGKPTLVNNVETLANVPEIIRNGAEWYKGYGTEKCSGTKVYTILGHVATPGLIETEMGTTLKEIVFEYGGGIKDGKAFKGALIGGAAGAFIGPEMLDVKMDFVNLREYAAALGSGAILVMNEETDMVDMLKSVLHFFKHESCGHCVPCRLGTAKLVEIIDRVYKSKGKKNDLDEMLQITQAMKSASFCPLGQSVSLPVSSALKYFRDEFMARVS, from the coding sequence ATGAATATTGTCCGTAACCATATATTGATAAGTATAGATGCAGGCACCATTATGTCCGGTGCCAAGGCAGTAGAAGATGCCCTTGTTCAGGAACTAAAAAGATACGGATTGGATAAGGAAGTATCTGTCCTTGAGACAGGGAGCCTTGGGATAACCGGCAAGGGTGTTGTCATTGTTGTGTATCCAGAAGGTATCTACTATGCCAATGTGACCACAAAAGACATCCCTGAGCTTGTGGAAGAGCACCTCCTAAAGGGTAGACCATTAAAGAGGCTCATTTTAACTGAAGCGCCAAAGAGGACTATAATTACCAAGGAAAAGACAGGGTTATTAAAGGAACAGCCCAGGATAGTCCTTAGAAATTGTGGATTCATAAACCCTGAGAATATAGACGAATACATAGCTGCCGGCGGGTATGAGGCAATAGCAAAGGCACTTGTGACCATGACCCCGGAGGATGTGGTAAATGAGATTAAGGAATCAGGGCTCATGGGTAGAGGCGGTGCTGGTTTTCCAACAGGTCTAAAATGGGAATTTGCCATAAAGACCCCGGGGGATGAAAAATTCGTCATATGCAATGCTGATGAAGGTGAACCAGGGACATTCAAAGACAGGCTTATCCTTGAAGGAGACCCCCACAAACTCATAGAAGGTATGCTAATTGCAGGTTATGCAATAAAGGCAACTATGGGTTTTGTTTATATAAGGGGAGAATATAGCCTCTCTATAGAACGAATTGAAAAGGCAATAGCAGATGCCAGGTCATACGGCATTCTTGGAAAAAACATACTTGATAGCAACTTTAGTTTTGACATCTTTGTAAAGAAGGGCGCTGGTGCATACGTATGCGGTGAAGAGACAGCGCTTATTGAATCCCTGGAAGGCAAGAGGGGTCATCCAAGAAACAAACCGCCATTTCCCATAAATGCAGGCCTATGGGGAAAACCAACGCTTGTAAATAATGTGGAAACACTGGCAAATGTCCCTGAGATCATAAGAAACGGAGCTGAATGGTATAAAGGTTATGGAACTGAGAAATGCAGCGGAACAAAGGTCTACACCATACTCGGCCATGTGGCAACCCCTGGACTTATAGAGACAGAGATGGGCACTACCCTAAAAGAGATAGTCTTTGAATACGGAGGCGGTATAAAAGATGGTAAGGCATTTAAAGGTGCCCTCATAGGCGGTGCAGCAGGTGCATTTATAGGGCCTGAGATGCTGGATGTAAAGATGGATTTTGTAAACTTGAGGGAATATGCAGCTGCCCTTGGTTCAGGTGCAATCCTTGTAATGAATGAAGAGACAGATATGGTGGATATGCTAAAGAGCGTCCTCCATTTCTTTAAACACGAATCATGTGGTCACTGCGTGCCATGCAGGCTCGGGACGGCAAAACTCGTGGAGATAATAGACAGGGTTTATAAATCCAAAGGAAAAAAGAATGATCTTGATGAAATGCTCCAAATAACCCAGGCAATGAAGAGTGCCTCGTTCTGTCCACTGGGACAGTCTGTTTCTCTACCGGTTTCCAGTGCACTGAAATATTTCAGGGATGAATTCATGGCAAGGGTATCGTAA
- a CDS encoding NAD(P)H-dependent oxidoreductase subunit E, producing the protein MDLEHQCQCAQANEEELYPRLEEMIEQHKGRPTELIMALHKAQNLFGYLPKKAQEIISERLNVPISTVCGVISFYSFFSTVPKGRHSIKVCLGTACYVRGGQQTLEKVEKELNTKVGGTTEDRRYSVDVVRCIGACGLAPAMLVDNDVYGRVKSTKIMDILKKYE; encoded by the coding sequence ATGGATTTAGAACATCAATGTCAATGTGCTCAGGCTAATGAAGAAGAGTTGTATCCGAGACTCGAAGAGATGATAGAACAACACAAAGGAAGACCGACAGAGTTGATTATGGCGCTCCACAAGGCACAGAATCTCTTTGGATATCTACCGAAAAAGGCACAGGAAATCATATCAGAAAGGTTGAATGTCCCTATAAGCACTGTATGCGGTGTAATATCCTTTTACAGTTTTTTCTCCACAGTCCCTAAGGGCCGGCACAGCATAAAGGTATGTCTCGGCACAGCATGCTATGTCCGGGGTGGTCAGCAAACCCTTGAAAAGGTGGAAAAAGAGCTTAACACAAAGGTAGGGGGCACAACAGAAGACAGAAGATACTCTGTTGATGTAGTGCGCTGTATCGGTGCATGTGGATTAGCACCTGCCATGCTTGTGGACAATGATGTCTATGGAAGGGTTAAGTCTACAAAGATAATGGATATACTCAAAAAATATGAGTAA
- the nuoE gene encoding NADH-quinone oxidoreductase subunit NuoE translates to MLREEILKKYEPSLDNILYILHDLQDNNPQHYIAKEDIEVCANYLNIPYSYVHGVVTFYSMFSLEPRGRYIIRLCESPPCHLMGSESLLDYLKKKLKVNIGETTKDGMFTLELTSCLGICGVAPAMMINEEMVGNLTPEKVDTILEERRQQS, encoded by the coding sequence TTGTTAAGAGAAGAGATACTTAAGAAGTATGAGCCAAGCCTTGATAATATACTCTATATACTCCATGACCTTCAGGACAATAACCCACAGCATTATATTGCAAAAGAGGATATAGAGGTATGCGCCAACTATCTTAATATCCCCTATAGTTATGTCCATGGAGTAGTAACCTTTTATTCCATGTTCAGCCTTGAGCCAAGAGGGCGTTATATTATCAGGCTATGCGAATCGCCTCCATGTCATCTTATGGGTTCAGAATCACTTCTGGATTATCTAAAAAAGAAATTAAAGGTGAATATAGGCGAGACTACAAAGGACGGGATGTTTACCCTGGAACTTACAAGCTGCCTCGGTATATGCGGAGTTGCCCCTGCCATGATGATAAACGAGGAGATGGTAGGAAATCTCACCCCTGAGAAGGTCGATACCATCCTCGAAGAAAGGAGACAGCAATCATGA
- a CDS encoding CBS domain-containing protein, with protein sequence MDRVGSILDKKGSGVWTISPDAIVYRALEMMNNKGVGGLVVVNDQGKVEGIITERDYARKVILQGKSSKETYVKEIMTTELYVVNRNTTLEECMGIMTEKRIRHLPVMEGDKLVGIISIGDALKAIIEAQGIMIEHLSNYIMGGYV encoded by the coding sequence ATGGATAGAGTAGGAAGCATTTTAGATAAAAAAGGTTCAGGCGTGTGGACTATAAGTCCGGATGCAATAGTTTATCGTGCCCTCGAGATGATGAACAACAAAGGGGTTGGGGGCCTGGTGGTGGTAAATGATCAAGGTAAGGTGGAGGGTATTATAACAGAACGTGACTATGCAAGAAAGGTGATACTTCAGGGCAAGTCATCAAAAGAGACATATGTAAAAGAGATCATGACTACCGAACTCTATGTTGTTAATCGAAACACTACCCTTGAAGAGTGCATGGGTATTATGACAGAAAAAAGGATACGTCATCTCCCTGTAATGGAAGGGGATAAGCTTGTAGGCATAATATCTATAGGCGATGCCCTCAAGGCAATCATCGAGGCACAGGGTATAATGATAGAACATCTAAGCAACTATATCATGGGTGGTTATGTATAA
- a CDS encoding NADH-dependent [FeFe] hydrogenase, group A6, translating into MIKAIVNNIEVEVKEGTTILDAAKKAGFTIPTLCYHPDLKPKGSCGICVVEVEGMPALKRACMTEVVNGWRIHTNTPLVRTTRKTIVELILADHDMDCPTCIKNNRCELQSLALTLGIKDIKYRKDPKTKKDIDDTSLSIVRDPNKCILCERCVQVCEDIQTVNALTLSKRGSETIITDAFDVGIGNSVCVNCGQCTVFCPVGALYEKSHIEKVWEAINDPEKHVVVQEAPAIRAMLGEEFGMEPGTLVAGKMHAALRRMGFDAVFDTNFTADLTILEEGTEIVGRIKEGGKLPVITSCSPGWVKFMETFYPHLGEHLSTAKSPQQMFGALSKTYYAELKGIDPEKIVSVSIMPCTAKKFECKRPEMRDSNYQDVDYVLTTREIARMMKESGIDLKEMPDEPADDPMGEYTGAATIFGVTGGVMEAALRSAYFLVTGRELENVDIVAVRGMEGVKEAEIDVDGLKLKVAVAHGLGNARKILDKVTEQIKTHGKSEYHAIEVMACPGGCVGGGGQPWGSDMARRARRGEALLEEDRTLTYRRSHENPSIKLIYERYLERPNSEKAHHLLHTHYFRRSRIDGRVIEGNK; encoded by the coding sequence ATGATTAAGGCAATAGTCAATAATATAGAGGTAGAGGTTAAGGAAGGGACTACAATCCTTGATGCTGCCAAAAAGGCAGGTTTTACCATACCAACACTCTGTTATCATCCTGACCTTAAGCCAAAGGGTTCTTGCGGTATATGTGTGGTGGAGGTAGAGGGCATGCCTGCCCTTAAAAGGGCATGTATGACCGAGGTTGTGAATGGATGGAGGATCCATACAAATACACCCCTTGTAAGGACTACAAGAAAGACCATAGTGGAGCTTATACTTGCAGACCATGACATGGACTGCCCCACCTGCATTAAAAACAACAGGTGCGAGCTCCAGAGCCTGGCATTAACGCTGGGTATAAAAGACATCAAATATAGAAAAGACCCTAAAACCAAAAAGGATATAGACGATACAAGCTTATCTATTGTGAGGGACCCCAATAAATGTATACTATGTGAGAGATGTGTCCAGGTCTGTGAAGATATCCAGACAGTCAATGCCCTTACTTTGAGTAAAAGGGGCTCGGAGACCATTATCACAGATGCCTTTGATGTGGGTATTGGAAACAGTGTGTGTGTAAATTGTGGACAATGCACTGTATTCTGTCCAGTAGGCGCCCTGTATGAAAAAAGTCATATAGAAAAGGTATGGGAGGCCATCAATGACCCTGAAAAACATGTGGTTGTCCAGGAGGCGCCTGCTATAAGGGCGATGCTGGGTGAGGAGTTCGGCATGGAGCCAGGCACCCTTGTGGCAGGAAAGATGCACGCAGCATTAAGGAGGATGGGATTCGATGCAGTATTCGACACGAACTTTACAGCAGACCTGACCATCCTTGAAGAGGGCACAGAGATCGTAGGTAGGATAAAAGAAGGAGGAAAACTACCTGTCATTACATCCTGTAGCCCAGGATGGGTCAAATTCATGGAGACATTCTATCCCCACCTGGGAGAGCATCTGTCTACTGCAAAATCACCACAGCAGATGTTCGGTGCCTTATCAAAGACATATTATGCAGAATTAAAAGGCATTGATCCTGAAAAGATAGTTTCTGTATCCATTATGCCATGCACAGCAAAAAAATTCGAATGCAAAAGGCCTGAGATGAGAGATAGTAACTATCAGGATGTAGATTATGTCCTCACAACCCGAGAGATAGCCAGGATGATGAAGGAGTCTGGTATTGACCTAAAGGAAATGCCTGATGAGCCTGCAGATGACCCTATGGGAGAATATACAGGTGCTGCCACCATATTTGGTGTGACAGGAGGTGTCATGGAGGCAGCACTCCGTTCAGCATATTTCCTTGTAACAGGCAGAGAACTTGAAAATGTGGATATAGTGGCAGTAAGGGGTATGGAAGGTGTTAAAGAGGCAGAGATAGATGTGGACGGTTTAAAATTAAAGGTTGCTGTTGCCCATGGTCTCGGCAATGCCAGAAAGATACTCGATAAGGTAACAGAACAAATAAAAACTCACGGTAAAAGCGAATACCATGCCATAGAGGTCATGGCATGCCCAGGGGGATGTGTAGGCGGTGGTGGCCAGCCCTGGGGTAGTGATATGGCAAGAAGGGCGAGGAGGGGAGAGGCCTTACTTGAGGAAGACAGAACCCTGACCTATCGCCGTTCCCATGAAAATCCGTCAATAAAACTAATATATGAAAGATACCTTGAAAGACCCAATTCAGAGAAAGCCCATCATCTCCTGCATACACACTATTTTAGAAGAAGCAGGATTGATGGGAGAGTTATTGAAGGCAATAAATGA